One Thermococcus kodakarensis KOD1 genomic window carries:
- a CDS encoding GNAT family N-acetyltransferase, with amino-acid sequence MAMRPIILKGEKVALGVIIKEDVQKIWEWNNDREVAKSLADPSDVSTLEEWMRWYENLTAKKLTKRAFAVLNDDGELVGTVILSGIDLRNGTAEIGYFIGKEHWGKGYASEAVKLALRFCFQYMNLRKVFARTYENNAASIKVLEKNGFKLTGKLRKHAWTPEGYVDVLFYDIMREEWQALAEAMGNTWTSCFTS; translated from the coding sequence ATGGCTATGAGGCCCATCATCCTTAAGGGGGAGAAAGTCGCCTTAGGTGTGATTATCAAGGAGGACGTTCAGAAAATATGGGAATGGAATAACGACAGAGAGGTCGCCAAAAGTCTCGCCGATCCATCCGATGTTTCAACGCTTGAAGAGTGGATGAGGTGGTACGAGAATCTGACGGCTAAAAAGCTAACCAAGAGGGCCTTTGCAGTACTTAATGATGATGGCGAACTTGTTGGGACAGTTATCTTGAGCGGGATAGACCTCAGGAACGGAACGGCAGAGATAGGTTATTTCATCGGAAAAGAACACTGGGGGAAAGGCTACGCGAGTGAGGCCGTAAAGCTGGCCTTGAGATTTTGCTTTCAATACATGAACCTGCGCAAGGTCTTTGCGAGAACCTATGAGAACAACGCCGCCTCAATAAAGGTTCTTGAGAAGAACGGATTCAAGCTGACGGGAAAATTAAGGAAACATGCGTGGACGCCGGAGGGGTACGTTGATGTATTGTTCTATGACATAATGAGGGAAGAGTGGCAGGCCTTGGCTGAAGCGATGGGAAATACGTGGACGAGCTGTTTTACGAGTTAA
- a CDS encoding ABC transporter permease — MKARAIISIAYLNITGLLRSPLWIVPQILTPIAMVLILFIFGGKDLALYALVGALVALTVSTSISLSRLVVLLKFIGFQDIFVASPVSPVEYMLGLALSRLLGALPSLLIFMGVLAYLGVLTFSNLAFVVGIIIFSWLLSSLLAFTISTNIKNVVHVDALSSLLSMTLVLIPPVYYPLSRLPAIFQKLALLIPTTYIAELMRIVFGLSNSSASLYATGAAIYTLAFFALVAKNMKWRE, encoded by the coding sequence ATGAAAGCTAGAGCTATAATTTCAATAGCCTATCTAAACATTACGGGACTTTTAAGAAGCCCCCTCTGGATTGTTCCACAAATTTTAACGCCGATAGCAATGGTTTTGATCCTGTTCATCTTTGGTGGAAAGGATTTAGCATTATACGCTTTGGTCGGTGCTCTGGTTGCTTTGACAGTATCAACGAGTATAAGCCTGTCCCGATTAGTGGTCTTACTCAAGTTTATAGGCTTTCAGGATATTTTTGTTGCCTCCCCCGTGAGCCCTGTAGAATACATGCTTGGCTTGGCTCTTTCACGGCTTTTGGGTGCTTTGCCATCGCTGTTAATCTTCATGGGAGTCTTAGCTTATTTGGGGGTTTTAACATTCTCGAATTTGGCTTTTGTAGTTGGAATTATAATATTTTCATGGCTTTTATCCTCTCTGCTGGCTTTCACGATATCGACAAACATCAAAAATGTTGTCCACGTTGATGCGCTATCAAGCTTGCTCTCAATGACTTTGGTTTTAATTCCTCCCGTTTATTATCCACTGAGCAGATTACCGGCCATATTCCAAAAGCTGGCTTTATTGATTCCAACGACATACATCGCTGAACTTATGAGGATTGTCTTTGGACTATCAAACTCCAGTGCTTCACTCTATGCAACCGGGGCAGCAATATACACACTTGCTTTCTTTGCACTGGTAGCAAAAAACATGAAATGGAGGGAGTGA
- a CDS encoding GNAT family N-acetyltransferase, which translates to MEPIIREAKPEDKPFIEEIARLTWGGEDYLARVFDEWVRDGNFYVLELEGKVIGTAKLTLLPKRVGWMEGLRVHPDYRGRGFGRMLHNFIVSKGKELAEEGKIDALEFATYFLNRESIAMAKKNGFKIVKRYYIMGKAVEEIKPSKPSDSTIASLEELEYEKYIPVGWKFVHKVPEALEWLKEKAIIKECNGAKFMMPKDSESAFVPFRLSKSYVEQLLPCMAQEALNANQKYIEIMVPEERKELLEPLKELGFEVWDNPKEPNVLVFRRRFE; encoded by the coding sequence ATGGAACCCATCATCCGCGAGGCTAAACCCGAGGATAAACCCTTCATCGAGGAGATAGCGCGCCTTACTTGGGGCGGGGAGGATTACCTTGCGCGCGTTTTCGACGAGTGGGTCAGAGACGGGAACTTCTACGTCCTTGAGCTCGAAGGAAAGGTAATCGGGACGGCGAAGCTCACCCTCCTGCCCAAGAGAGTCGGCTGGATGGAAGGGTTAAGGGTACACCCTGACTACCGCGGCAGGGGCTTTGGAAGAATGCTCCACAACTTCATAGTCTCAAAAGGAAAGGAGCTGGCAGAGGAAGGCAAGATAGACGCCCTTGAGTTCGCGACCTACTTCCTCAACAGGGAGAGCATAGCAATGGCCAAGAAGAATGGATTCAAGATTGTGAAGCGCTACTACATTATGGGGAAAGCTGTAGAAGAAATTAAACCTTCAAAGCCATCCGACAGCACAATAGCCTCTTTAGAAGAGCTTGAATACGAGAAATATATTCCTGTAGGATGGAAGTTCGTTCATAAAGTCCCGGAAGCTTTAGAATGGCTCAAAGAGAAAGCTATTATCAAAGAATGCAATGGAGCCAAGTTCATGATGCCCAAAGACTCTGAGAGTGCTTTTGTACCGTTTCGCCTTTCAAAGTCATATGTAGAACAACTACTCCCCTGCATGGCACAAGAAGCTTTGAACGCGAATCAAAAATACATTGAAATTATGGTGCCCGAAGAAAGGAAGGAATTGCTTGAACCCCTAAAAGAGCTTGGCTTTGAGGTCTGGGATAACCCCAAAGAGCCCAATGTACTGGTGTTCAGGAGGCGCTTTGAATAA